The following are encoded together in the Glycine soja cultivar W05 chromosome 5, ASM419377v2, whole genome shotgun sequence genome:
- the LOC114411154 gene encoding uncharacterized protein LOC114411154, translated as MGLNQTPSFKKRFYHVKTKSLKVASLQELGQQMDQVQRQAFRKTYGKIWDLAMIEVSVEAITSITHYYDQPLRCFTFGDFQLVPIVEEFEGILGCPLGGRKSYFFSGLYPSMARVAKVVKILAQELDRAKQNINGVVGIPRKHLEEKEKALADQGEWTSFVDVLALLVFGIALFPNVDGLVDLVAIDAFLTYHHNKESLVIAILADAYDIFDRRCEKNNKRIVYCTPALYVWLVSHFSSWK; from the coding sequence ATGGGATTGAACCAAACACcctcttttaagaaaaggttctatcatgtcaaaACCAAGAGCCTAAAAGTAGCCAGTTTGCAAGAGTTAGGGCAGCAGATGGATCAAGTTCAACgtcaagccttccgcaagacatATGGAAAAATCTGGGACTTGGCTATGATAGAAGTTTCCGTGGAAGCCATCACATCCATCACTCATTACTATGACCAACCACTaaggtgcttcacgtttggggactttcaGTTGGTACCAATCGTAGAAGAGTTTGAAGGGATCTTGGGATGCCCACTAGGAGGAAGGAAGTCGTATTTTTTTTCTGGGTTATACCCCTCCATGGCAAGAGTAGCAAAGGTGGTCAAGATCTTGGCACAAGAGCTAGACCGagcaaaacaaaacataaatggGGTGGTTGGGATACCAAGGAAGCActtggaagagaaagaaaaagcttTGGCAGATCAAGGAGAGTGGACTTCATTTGTTGATGTTTTAGCACTGTTGGTGTTCGGGATCgccctctttccaaatgtggatgggctagTGGATCTAGTAGCGATCGATGCTTTTCTTACTTATCACCACAACAAGGAAAGTCTGGTCATTGCTATTTTGGCCGACGCTTATGACATATTTGACCGAAGATGCGAGAAGAACAACAAAAGAATTGTCTATTGCACAcccgctctttatgtatggctgGTCTCACATTTTTCGTCATGGAAGTAG